One window of the Crateriforma spongiae genome contains the following:
- a CDS encoding SgcJ/EcaC family oxidoreductase, translating to MRNLLKVASFVVLNLGCVSFSVADEQAVRQVIADYAAAFNDHHIDRISELWSADGILVDRTTGERITGRDAIVQDLRQVFRTHPNTRIFGSIDRVRFIKPDIARVSGSVRVSAPGNPTEEVTDFSALVIQQQTHWVIDTIEESQPAVPASPGEALADLNELIGRWVDESDSGQIINEFRFTDGGNFVTRTFHFVREGNVVRRGTQVIGWDPRSGEIRGWTFNTDGSFGDSVWQKADGKWLIKSTQTLADGRAASGTFVLKAVSDDEMTMELVGHEIEGEPQPAGVSVTLRRSAPEEAESGEASAADDGSDQ from the coding sequence GTGCGAAACTTATTGAAAGTTGCCAGCTTTGTCGTGCTGAATTTGGGGTGCGTTTCGTTCTCGGTCGCCGACGAGCAGGCCGTACGGCAAGTCATTGCCGACTATGCGGCCGCCTTTAACGATCATCACATTGATCGAATTTCCGAACTGTGGTCCGCCGACGGCATTTTGGTGGATCGAACAACGGGAGAACGAATCACCGGGCGTGATGCGATCGTTCAAGATCTGCGGCAAGTGTTTCGCACGCATCCGAACACGCGGATCTTTGGATCGATTGATCGTGTCCGCTTCATCAAACCCGACATCGCTCGGGTCAGTGGATCGGTGCGTGTCAGCGCCCCGGGCAACCCGACCGAAGAGGTCACGGATTTCTCCGCCTTGGTGATCCAGCAACAAACGCATTGGGTCATCGACACGATCGAAGAATCGCAACCGGCGGTTCCCGCGTCGCCCGGTGAAGCGTTGGCCGATTTGAACGAGTTGATCGGACGTTGGGTTGATGAATCCGATAGTGGTCAAATCATCAACGAGTTTCGATTCACCGACGGCGGCAATTTTGTGACCCGCACGTTCCACTTTGTTCGCGAAGGCAACGTGGTTCGTCGTGGCACGCAAGTCATCGGCTGGGATCCTCGCAGCGGCGAGATTCGCGGATGGACGTTCAACACCGACGGCAGTTTCGGTGACAGCGTCTGGCAGAAAGCTGATGGCAAGTGGTTGATCAAGTCCACACAGACCTTGGCCGATGGCCGTGCGGCGTCGGGCACGTTCGTCTTGAAAGCTGTTTCGGACGACGAGATGACCATGGAGTTGGTCGGACACGAGATTGAGGGCGAACCTCAGCCCGCCGGAGTCTCGGTGACGTTGCGCCGATCTGCACCGGAGGAAGCCGAGTCGGGTGAAGCCTCCGCGGCTGATGACGGATCGGATCAGTGA